The nucleotide window ATATTATGGCTGTTCGGAACATAGGGATATATAACACTTGGAATACtaatatcattaaattattGACAGTATGAGAGACTTGAAATTGTATATTCCCCCTGACCAGTTAATCAAAATGTGGCAATGAGGCTTTCATGATTGTGCCTTGTATTTTGATTTCCTTGATACCATTTTGAAGTtcctctttttaattttgatcagGTACAGCATtgaagtttaatcaattgtatTTTGCTTCTGAGGTTACTCAAAATTTTCTGAATAATTATTGATGCATCAAGCTTTAGgagttaagattttttttctcttcctcttattcttttttataactGATTATTTTTAAAGTGATTGTAATCacataaattatgattttgctcCCTTTTTCTTTTGGATGTCTTGGAATTGAGTATCCTTTTGGCTTTACTTTTGCCTCGCTACTCAAACTAGCTTCATTTGATTGGTGCATCCCCTTGGGCTTCTTTGTTTAAAGTTGTGATATCTTTCTATGGGAAAGTATCGCTTAACATATCTGCTTGAAGAAAATAGCCATATGTTTTAAAGCTAAAATTACCGTGTTTTTGCGTCACCTGTGTCATCTCTCTCCTCGACCCCCCTCTTTTTCTTCAGTTGTTGGTTGTATTCAATTTTCTGTATTGTTTTGTTCACTTTGAACCTTAAAGTATTGGTTATATGTTGCTCCTATATCTTTATAAATCTATTTGATTCCGGGTGATGAGCTCAAACAGCATTTGCAATGTCTTTGATCAGTGAGCAATTGTTAATTGAATCATTGTGTATTTCAACAGGGTTTGTCACCTTATGAAAAGAAGAAGTATGTTTGGAAAATGCTTTACATTTATATGCTGGGTTATGATGTAGATTTTGGTCACATGGAAGCTGTTTCTTTAATATCTGCACCAAAGTATCCAGAAAAGCAGGTGATGTCCTTTGCAATTCAATTTCTCCTTCTTAGTGCTTAAAATATTATGGTTGGTGTCCCTGGCTATGAGCTTAAGCTTTTTGGTTAAATAGCAACCAAACACTTTAATATTGACACTTCTTGTAATTCTTTATTCATCCTAATTGGAAAGAGGTTTTGAGGGGTGGTTGTTACTTGTCCCGTATacttaacctttttttttttttttggtatagaCCCTTTGAGGGAAAGATGATAACTGCTGGAATGTTGATCCACTCTTAATCGGtctctctctctgttttttcttttgtatctatttttatttcattgtgtGTAGTATCAATAGAGCACTAATGTGGATAGcttttattagttaaattattgATCCCAATGCCTCTGTATTGCCATGTGCTTCTTATAATCCAGGATTACACCAATTTATTAATATTGGCAGAGTGTTAATGACATGCAATAATTATGTGACTGATAGAGACTATGATTTTTGTTCCTCACAGAATCATGGTATGTCAAATTACTATAGGCGTGGAAATTCTGGAATCTGTTAGTTTTGCAGCCTCTTTACGTATTTCAGTTTGTCTTTCTCTTAAAAGATATAGTTCTTGCATTGGATACATTGCAATATTCTTATATCTTCCCTTGTTATCTTTTGTAATAACTAGTGTGAAATGAGACTGTTTAATTTCTTACTTTGCTAAAATGGCTGCAGGTTGGGTACATTGTGACATCATGTTTGCTCAATGAGAATCATGATTTTCTGAGATTAGCAATAAATGCAGTACGGAATGATATAATTGGTCGCAATGAAACTTTCCAGTGCTTAGCCTTGACTTTGGTATGTTAGCAAGAAACCCTTTGAAATCTCCTCtgtattttatctatatattcttCTATTACATTGTAAGCCATTCTGCTGCATTTAATTTtcagtttatttaatttgaaaattatgtttaGTTTCTAAGTTGCCTCTGGGAGTTCATTGTTTATTGTGGAGCTATTTTCTATGCATAAAACACTCCTTTGCTTGTGCATTGGTGCTCAATTACAGAAGCAGAATGTGGGTTGTGAATTAACCTGCTATAAACTTGTGCTAGAACCTTTATTCTTTCTGTATAGCACTTTCTTTCTAGTTCTGAGATATAGTGGCAAGTTAATAGGCCATAGCCAGTTAATTATATTTCTATGAATTgagaatattgtttttcttcttaattcaGAGTACAGAACgttacaatatatacaattacagAGAaggtataaaaagaaataaatcaaatcaaatccctaaaaatatgtattttatccTAATATGCTCTGATAACCTTCCTAATATAACAGGATACAACTCAACAATTTCTAAGACCTTTTACAAGAAACTTCTTCATAAATTTTCTTGAATTGCTTGGTAGCTTCTTCTGTTGTAGGCGAAGGATGTCCATTTGAGAGCATGGCATCTGGATATCTGTTCTATGTGAGTGGTTTTGGTGTTGCTGTTTGTGAATATTTTCTTCAGGGAACTGATGATCAAAGTTTTAGTGTCTTTGAGATTTTCAATCATCTTGTTAGTTATTGACGGTAATTTTAATCACATAGAAGCATTAACTTTATGTTCTATCTCATGATTGACCTGGAGCTTTTTTGGCTGATTTGTATTCTTTGTATATCTTGAATGATTGTTTTCGTTTTTCTGGCATTAATTTTTGTGTTGTCCAAAAGCTTTCCGTTGAACCATTTGgtctattttgtttaaatatttttgttatcctTTAGATGGACCTTGACTTTTGTTGTCAACTTGTTCACTTGTTTTactattttttcaatcaatgaTGCTGTCATAGtttccttaaaaaatttattgtttttatttattttatacaacTGATTGTTATATGCAATATCCTTTTGTCTTGgatgttataaattttatattacagtttttcctttttgataCCTTTATTCTTGGATTTATCAGCTGTTTTATTTGAAGTAATTGATTTTATACACTTGTCACCATATcctctttgaattcttttttctAATCTTCTTTCcctatttgaattttattttgttgtattGAGTTGACTGCTCCTTGATTTCATTTACCATGTGTATTTCTATGTTATGTTGTAGGTTGGGAATATTGGTGGGAGAGAGTTTGCAGAATCTTTAGCTCCTGATGTTCAAAAACTACTTGtaagaataattttgaatttgttgtttttaatcTGAACTTTTAAAGATTGATTGATGAACAtacattcttttgtttttagattTCTAGTAGCTGCAGACCGCTTGTGAGAAAAAAAGCTGCACTATGTCTCGTGCGCTTGTATAGGAAAATTCCAGATGCTGTCAATATAGACGGATGGTGAGTTTGAATATCAGATTCTTCATGACAAGCTACTTTctaatatgagtttaaatttgtagatttcatttctctttttggGTATGTTGCAGGGCGGATCGAATGGCACAACTTTTGGATGAACGAGATCTTGGTGTTTTGACATCTTCTATGAGCCTTCTTGTTGCTTTGGTGTCTAATCACTATGAAGCCTATTGGAGTTGTCTTCCAAAGTGTGTTAAAATATTGGAGCGGCTTGTTAGGAACCAGGATATACCTCAAGAATACACTTATTATGGTATCCCATCTCCCTGGCTTCAggtttgtcttttctctttgtGTTCAACTTATCTGCACTTGATTGCTGCTTGTTCTAAAACGTGGTTTAGTTGTTCTGTCTAAGTAGTTTGGATTTTGATATGGACTCttcaatgaataaataaatctgaaactctaaatatatataaatcctATAAGTCTAGTTTGGTTTTCAGATCCAGTCAAATTGGTTGGTCTGTGTCTGATCAATAGCTGAAGAGTGAAAACCATCTAATAGAATGTTGTTAAgtcattatcaattttttttgtgcTAATCCATTCTCATTAATGGTGTCATCACAGAGCATTGTGCAAAAAATCTCTGGTCTTCCTGGGGAAATCAAATTGCACTATTGCACTGATGTTTTACTTGTGATCTTTTGTGAATTGGCCATTCTGGAGACAGTCAACTTTTCCCTCGTTCACTGATTAAAGATGGAACTCTGTTGTGTCTTCAACCTAACACTATTTCTAAGGCATTATTTGATGACTCAAATTTTTGTAATGAactcataaaaataaatcatcaaattgtACTTTGACAACAACACGCTCCTTTATGAGCAGATTCTGTTTTTAAAAAGTGTAGCTGTTGCTGTTTCTGAAATAACAGTCTggctaatttaatatttattttttgatgcGGCATAAATTTATGTAATTGGCCTTCAGTAATTTGTAACTTATGTATAATTAACAAGTTCATGATGATGCTGATTATTGTTTTGTCAGTACAGGTCAAGACAATGAGAGCACTTCAGTATTTTCCCACCATTGAAGATCCAAACACCAGAAGATCATTGTTCGAGGTTCAACTTCTCCCAAGGATTATATCTTTCTTACTAATTGACCATGTGACTCTAATGAGATTTGGATATGTGATTCTAGGTGTTACAACGGATATTGATGGGAACTGATGTtgtaaaaaatgttaataagaACAACGCATCACATGCCGTTCTCTTTGAAGCCCTTGCTCTTGTAAGTTTGCATTTGAAAGTATTTTCTTTGTGAgggaaatttgattttttattttttttttgtaagattggtggttttttttttggacaaatttgaaactttaagATGTCAGTATCTGTATCTAGATTTAAGTAATTTACTGATTTACTCTGAGCTCAGTAATATTTGTTTGTGTTTCGTGGGAAGATACGCAAACGTATGTTCAAGCAAACAAACTTGGGCTATGCATTCCTGCATGTTGGTCACATCTTCAACTCTGTGTGGTTTGATATATTAGTTGAAGTGACCTTTTATTGATGATGGATAAAAGTTATCCTTCTTTCTCATGTTCTCATGCATATACTAAAAGGAACATATAGGACTTTTAGGCTGCAAATTGGGAACTGTTTAATTCAAGCCCCTCTATTCCTGGCTTGATGGTGCAATATTCATATGAAACTGTCATCGCTTCGTTTCTGGAAATCAAGTTTCCTCGTTCTTACACATATTTAGGACCTGTTCTATTATTCTTCTTGTAAGGATTCATGATctgatgagaagaaaaaaatctatataCTGTCTGAGCATTGGCTAGTGTAAAACAATTGTGTTGGAATTAGGTGggatttaagttcaaattctCTACAAAGATTATAAACATAGTTTTGTTGGAGTTTGAGGAGCTTTACTTGAGAATTGCATGTCTAATTTTCTGTCACAGGTCATGCATCTTGATGCTGAGAAGGAGATGATGTCTCAGTGTGTTGCTCTTCTTGGAAAATTTATTGCAGTGCGTGAACCAAACATTCGATATCTTGGCCTGGTAAGTTGTTGAATCACCAACCTTAGCCATTATTTCTTTTCAGATACAGTATTTTGTCTAGGCAATTTTAACCTGGTTGTCGGCCAATGCATGATTAACTTTTACATTTCTCTGTTGCAGGAGAATATGACTCGGATGTTAATGGTAGCAGATGTCCAAGATATCATCAAAAGGCATCAGGCTCAGATCATCACCTCATTGAAGGACCCTGACATCAGgttaaatttgagtttcttGAGTTGGTTTGGTTACTTGCTGAGAATGTCAGGTCGTATGGATGTTACTGATATCTTGTCAATAAGTCGACTTTTTCTTGAACAAtttggaaaattatttatttcttcacTAACTGAGTATATGCTATCAATTGGTGCTTATTGTATTCAGTTATGAAGTTTCTCATCCCCTGAAAATTCTATTTAATGTCAGTAATGGAGAATGTGTGCTTTTACTAATTTGCGTTAATTTTTACCTCAGTATCCGTAGACGTGCCCTTGATCTGCTGTATGGAATTTGTGATGTTTCAAATGCAAAGGACATTGTTGAAGAATTGTTGCAGGTATAGAGTGCTGAATACAGTCTAGTTGCTCTGTGTGATTCTGGGGATGCTTTTTATatttgcaattattttatgttatctacCGAAAGAATGAATCATCTGAAGCACAATCTGAGCATGCCACTGATTTCTTGAGTTATCTACTGAACTGTTTCAGTATCTCAGCTCTGCTGACTTTGCAATGCGTGAAGAACTTTCCATCAAAGCTGCTATTCTTGCTGAAAAATTTGCCCCTGATCTTTCATGGTAAGAATGGGTTCCTTTGGACACTATAAAAAATCTGGAGAATATTAGCTCTGCTATGTTAAAAGGATATCTATAGTAGACTGACAGACAATTAAAAACATTAAGCTAACTTGCTTGGCCCTTATGGGAAGAGATGACTTGGATTGCTTTTGGAGGTACATCCATTGGAGAATGCAATGCAAGTGATACATATAATGAATGTGATAGgctcatctttatttttaaaatcgaagTTAGTTAATGTTGTGTGGGAGGATATAAGCtaagtttcttttgttttcatgtTCTTGGGGAGCTTTTggcattttaaatttatatgtgcTGCTGATAGTTATTAAGTGTGCTGTTGAAGCTGCAagattatttattcaaaatgatGTCTATATGATATTGTCATATGCTTCTTCACAGGTACGTTGATGTGATCCTTCAGCTCATTGACAAGGCAGGGGATTTTGTTAGCGATGACATATGGTTTCGTGTTGTGCAGTTTGTTACAAATAATGAAGACCTCCAGGTGATCAAAATTCTGTGTATACATCTTATCAACATGATTGTTTACGGGATATTGATGGAACCATTACTATATGTATTTGATCAGCCTTATGCAGCTGCAAAAGCCAGAGAGTATCTTGACAAGCCTGCCATACATGAGACAATGGTCAAGGTGTGCATGTTTTAACTTGGATTCATATTCCACATtaacttttttcatttgaacATAAATCGTGTATGCTCTGTATGGGTGACCTTATAgagttaaataatagttttcctGGTTTGGTtttcatttcataatttgacaAATTCTATAATTGACATCAGAAATACCATATGTGAATATGAGAATTTGTGGGAAAAATTCATGTCCATCATTGACGTATGATGGCTTTAATATATGAAGTAAAGTAGAACTTTTGGTAGGATACTTAATTTTGTACATCATGTTCCAAATTTCAATCTTGTGGCTTTAGTTCTATGCTAATGCTAGTATATCTCAGAAGTTCTACTCATCTAACGGATCTTTTATAACACAATTTTGATCCAGTatcctttcctttttttctttcagaGAAACAACTGAAGATCTACTACTTAATTCAAACTAGAGTCTAACAATATTTTCAACAGTCCTTTTTTAGTGTCATAGTACATTTTCTATTTGGATATAATTAATAAGAATACATCTCAATTTGGCAATTGCTATAGGTTAGCAGTTATCTGCTTGGAGAGTACAGCCACCTTTTGGCCAGAAGACCTGGGTGTAGTCCTAAAGAAATATTTAGCATTATACATGAAAAGCTTCCAACTGTTTCGTAAGAACACTTCTattcttaccttttatattGCCTTATTAATTTCTGTTTTTCCATTTAATTACACCTTGTGTTTGCAGGACCTCTACCATTCCAATTCTTCTTTCAACGTATGCCAAGATCTTGATGCACACTCAGCCTGCGGATCCAGAACTACAGAATCTGATTTGGGCAATATTTAACAAGTGGGATTTACCATTGCATTGCATCTCTATATTTGGGTTTGCTAACTAAACTTAGCCACAAATGCTGTATATCTGATACAGTTCTGTATTGTTTTAGATATGAGAGTTGCATTGATGTTGAGATACAACAGCGAGCTGTTGAGTATTTTTCACTGAGCAGAAAAGGGGCGGCTCTGACGGATATCTTGGCTGAGATGCCCAAATTCCCAGAGCGCCAGGTATTATGTGATGCTTATCAACTACAGGGAGTGGctcatcattaattttaattgaaggtTTCAACTGAATTTTATTGATGCTAACAGTTATTTGTCTTAATGTAGTCTGCATTGATCAAAAAGGCCGAAGATGCTGAAGTTGACACTGCAGATCAAAGTGCTATCAAGTTGCGGACCCAGCAGCAGCAGATGTCAAATGCATTGGTTGTAACTGATCAAAGCTCCACCAATGGGACCCCACCAGTTGGCCAGCTTAGCCTTGTAAAGGTGCCAAGCATGAGCAGTAGTGTGGTTAGTGCCTATCTGTCTGTCCTAGACTGTTGGCATATTCTTCCTCATAATCTTTGTTATGCAATTTAAATTCACCAGTTTTCCAGTTATAGTTGAGTTTTGATGAGTTTTTACCCTACAGGATCATCATTCAGAAGACTCAGGATTGACCCAGCCAAATGGCACTTTGACCATTGCAGATCCTCTGCCCCCTTTGGCAGATCCTCAACCTCCATCAGCAGATATTCTTGGTGATCTTTTAGGCCCACTGGCTATTGAAGGCCCCCCTGGACCTGCTGTCCAATCTGAGCCAAATGTGGTTCCTGGAATAGAAGGGGTTGCTGTGGATGGAGCAGCCATAGTACCTGTTGGAGAGCAGGCGAATGCTATTCAGGTTTATATATCTCCCTTTTATTGTTATACCAGAAGTGCATATCATTGTGAACTCTTTTTCTCCCCTAAGAATGAAGATGGGAGTGATAGTAAATTTATTCCAGGATGAACACCTCTGAATCAGCATTTTGGCACCAGAGGACAAATggttattaattttgttgttatgtTGATTCACATTAAGGGAGTTTGTTAATTTGGATTGCATGAAATGCCTGATATAGTACTATCATATAGAATCTTTCACTTTTTCCCTCTAGATCCAAATATATTCCTAATTTGTAGTTTTGATATTCTCTTTCAGTTATGGCtgtg belongs to Mangifera indica cultivar Alphonso chromosome 2, CATAS_Mindica_2.1, whole genome shotgun sequence and includes:
- the LOC123209225 gene encoding AP-2 complex subunit alpha-1-like isoform X2, with the protein product MALAGMRGLSVFISDIRNCQNKEAERLRVDKELGNVRTRFKNEKGLSPYEKKKYVWKMLYIYMLGYDVDFGHMEAVSLISAPKYPEKQVGYIVTSCLLNENHDFLRLAINAVRNDIIGRNETFQCLALTLVGNIGGREFAESLAPDVQKLLISSSCRPLVRKKAALCLVRLYRKIPDAVNIDGWADRMAQLLDERDLGVLTSSMSLLVALVSNHYEAYWSCLPKCVKILERLVRNQDIPQEYTYYGIPSPWLQVKTMRALQYFPTIEDPNTRRSLFEVLQRILMGTDVVKNVNKNNASHAVLFEALALVMHLDAEKEMMSQCVALLGKFIAVREPNIRYLGLENMTRMLMVADVQDIIKRHQAQIITSLKDPDISIRRRALDLLYGICDVSNAKDIVEELLQYLSSADFAMREELSIKAAILAEKFAPDLSWYVDVILQLIDKAGDFVSDDIWFRVVQFVTNNEDLQPYAAAKAREYLDKPAIHETMVKVSSYLLGEYSHLLARRPGCSPKEIFSIIHEKLPTVSTSTIPILLSTYAKILMHTQPADPELQNLIWAIFNKYESCIDVEIQQRAVEYFSLSRKGAALTDILAEMPKFPERQSALIKKAEDAEVDTADQSAIKLRTQQQQMSNALVVTDQSSTNGTPPVGQLSLVKVPSMSSSVDHHSEDSGLTQPNGTLTIADPLPPLADPQPPSADILGDLLGPLAIEGPPGPAVQSEPNVVPGIEGVAVDGAAIVPVGEQANAIQPIGNIADRFHALCLKDSGVLYEDPYIQIGIKAEWRGHHGRLVLFLGNKNTSPLVSVQAIILPPSHLKVELSLVPETIPPRAQVQCPLEVMNLRPSRDVAVLDFSYKFGTNGVNVKLRVPAVLNKFLQPITISAEEFFPQWRSLSGPPLKLQEVVRGVRPMPLVEMANLLNSYRVSVCPGLDPSPNNLVACTTFCSESTRAMLCLIRIETDPADRTQLRMTVATGDPALTFELKEFIKEQLVSIPTPTPHTPALPVSPVTQPTSASAASNDPGAMLAGLL
- the LOC123209225 gene encoding AP-2 complex subunit alpha-1-like isoform X1 — translated: MALAGMRGLSVFISDIRNCQNKEAERLRVDKELGNVRTRFKNEKGLSPYEKKKYVWKMLYIYMLGYDVDFGHMEAVSLISAPKYPEKQVGYIVTSCLLNENHDFLRLAINAVRNDIIGRNETFQCLALTLVGNIGGREFAESLAPDVQKLLISSSCRPLVRKKAALCLVRLYRKIPDAVNIDGWADRMAQLLDERDLGVLTSSMSLLVALVSNHYEAYWSCLPKCVKILERLVRNQDIPQEYTYYGIPSPWLQVKTMRALQYFPTIEDPNTRRSLFEVLQRILMGTDVVKNVNKNNASHAVLFEALALVMHLDAEKEMMSQCVALLGKFIAVREPNIRYLGLENMTRMLMVADVQDIIKRHQAQIITSLKDPDISIRRRALDLLYGICDVSNAKDIVEELLQYLSSADFAMREELSIKAAILAEKFAPDLSWYVDVILQLIDKAGDFVSDDIWFRVVQFVTNNEDLQVIKILCIHLINMIVYGILMEPLLYVFDQPYAAAKAREYLDKPAIHETMVKVSSYLLGEYSHLLARRPGCSPKEIFSIIHEKLPTVSTSTIPILLSTYAKILMHTQPADPELQNLIWAIFNKYESCIDVEIQQRAVEYFSLSRKGAALTDILAEMPKFPERQSALIKKAEDAEVDTADQSAIKLRTQQQQMSNALVVTDQSSTNGTPPVGQLSLVKVPSMSSSVDHHSEDSGLTQPNGTLTIADPLPPLADPQPPSADILGDLLGPLAIEGPPGPAVQSEPNVVPGIEGVAVDGAAIVPVGEQANAIQPIGNIADRFHALCLKDSGVLYEDPYIQIGIKAEWRGHHGRLVLFLGNKNTSPLVSVQAIILPPSHLKVELSLVPETIPPRAQVQCPLEVMNLRPSRDVAVLDFSYKFGTNGVNVKLRVPAVLNKFLQPITISAEEFFPQWRSLSGPPLKLQEVVRGVRPMPLVEMANLLNSYRVSVCPGLDPSPNNLVACTTFCSESTRAMLCLIRIETDPADRTQLRMTVATGDPALTFELKEFIKEQLVSIPTPTPHTPALPVSPVTQPTSASAASNDPGAMLAGLL